Genomic window (Neorickettsia findlayensis):
TTAATAGAAAGAGGTATATTGAAAAACTGGATACTCGATCAGTACAACGCCAACAAGCTCGGCTTGAAAGCAAACGGTTTTGCGAAACGCACCTTGAGCGGAAGTATCTTTCCTTCAACAACAAACATCTACTTAGAAAGTAGTGATACATATTCTGAAAAGGAGCTTATAAGTAAGATCAAAGAAGGATTATACGTAACAAGTTTATTTAGCTGTGGGGTCAACCCAATAACTGGCGACTATAGCCAAGGAGTTCAAGGGCTATGGATTGAAAATGGTGAACTTTCCTTTCCTGTGAGCGAGATTACCATTGCTGGGCAACTAAAAGATATTTTTAAAGAAATTATCGCGGCTGATAATATAAAGTTTTGTGGTAGAGCAAATTCACCTTCACTGTATCTTGGGTGTATGTCTATCAGTGGAACATGAAATAAAAGCATCTCCTACTTTAAAATAGGCCCTTTAAAAACCTACTTTAAAGTAGGTTTTTAAAACCCCATTTGAAATGGGGTTTTATCTTTACTTTGTAATTGAAACTATTCGATATCACAATGTTTGCAAAGCTCGATCTCCAAAGGATATTTATCTTTACAATTAAAGTATTACTTTAATTGTAAAGATTCACGCAATAATACTCTAATGTATTACTTTAATATACTCAAATAAAGCCCCTTTTCACCTGCATCATCAATACTGCTAATATTCTTTTACTTTTAGAAAAATCTCAGCTATAAAGGAAATAATCTATATACGTATGACAATAAAAAGATGAGCAGTAAAATCGACTTTATTTTCAAATTGCTGAGCTTTACCTTGCTTATTGGAACCTCATATCAAGCAGAAGCCTTCACAAAAGAAATTACGACCTCACAAATAGAAATAGGTGGAACCTTCAAACTAACTGACCAGAATGGCCATCAAGTCAGGAATGATATACTAAAAGGAAAATATACCCTCGTACTTTTTGGCTTTAGTAGATGCCCACATATTTGTCCTGGACAATTAGCTCTACTGGAAAAAACGCTTGATGCGTTCCCAAAACTTCAAGCACTTTTTATTACTCTAGATCCCACAAACGATACAGTGGAAGTGCTAAACAAATTCAGTCAGTCGTTTCATAAGCGAATACTCATGCTTACAGGCACAAGTGATATGATAGAAAAAGTTGTCAATGACTACAAAGTTTATGTGGCAGCAGATGAAGATCCTGAAAAATTTAATCATTCAGCCCTCATCTATCTCATGGGATTAGATGGTCGTTATATCAGTCATATATCACCTCGTAGCGAGGATGAACTACTCGCATTTGTGGGTCACTATACGAAATGATGCACTCTGGTGTAGTTTGAGTTGTTACATAGGCAGTTGAGCTTCTATGTGTGACACAGTTATCCATTTCATCTTTTTAACGACTGGGTTTGTGAGTTGGTCGACAAAATTAATGTATGAGCTACTGAATTGACTATAAATAAGCTTTGATTTAGAATCTCGAGCTGTGTGCGGAGTGTAGCACAGCCTGGTTAGTGTGCTTGGTTTGGGACCAAGAGGTCGGGGGTTCGAATCCCTCCACTCCGACACTTTTCTGTATTATCGAGAAGCATTGAGTAATCTTTCCGCTGAACTTCCTAACAATATTGAAGCAGAACAGCTGATACTCGGCGCTCTACTCACTAACAATGATGCTTGCGATGAAATAGAAGAGGTCATTTCGTCATCTTCTTTTTACGCCCCAGTGCATAGAAAGATCTTTGAAATTGTGCTTCACCTTAGATCAAAAGAACTTGTCGCCAATCCTGTAACCCTAAAGAATTATCTTGAATCAAGTAATGAATTGAGCGCCATTGGTGGTCAAGAATATCTGCTCAATATCATTGAAAAAGCCAGTATTGTAGTGGACGTATCAAGTTTGGCACGTGTGATACAAGAGCTTTATATAAGAAGACAATTAATCATTTTGGCACAAAAAATAATTTCTAGTGCCACAGGTGAACAGAGCAGTACAACTACAAATGAGCAGATAGAAGAAGCTGAACGTTCTTTGTTTCAACTTGCAAGCTCAGGTGAACTTGATCCATCCTGCTTACATATTTCTAAACCGATTGAAATCGCAGTTGAACGAGCAAAAATTACTTTTAAGGCAAAGGCTCCGTTTCAGAATACTTCCACTGGTTTCAGAGACATAGATAACCTTTTAGGCGGACTGCAAAATTCAGACCTCTTAATAATCGCAGGACGTCCATCTATGGGTAAGACATCTTTAGCCATAAGTATGGCTCTAAGGGTAACTAGAGAGCTACAGAAGAAAGGAATGTCCGCGTGCTTTTTCTCTTTAGAAATGTCAGCTGATCAAATTGCTTCTCGAATGCTATCTGTGCATTCCGGAGTCGATGCATTCAGTATTAGAACAGGTAAAAAGTTTTCTGAAGAATCACTGAAGAAAGTTATTGAAAGTAGTAAAGAGTTATCGGAATTACCCCTTTTTATAGATGATACTGCTTCTGTATCAATTTCAGCACTGCGCACAAAATTACGCAGACTACATAGAAAGGCAAAACTTGGAGCTGTCTTCGTAGATTATTTGCAACTTTTGAGAGGCTCCAAGGGTACGGAGTTCAATAGGGTACAAGAAGTCTCCGAAATCACTAAGGGGCTAAAATTAATCGCTAAGGAACTCAATGTGCCGATTATTGCCCTAT
Coding sequences:
- a CDS encoding SCO family protein, translating into MSSKIDFIFKLLSFTLLIGTSYQAEAFTKEITTSQIEIGGTFKLTDQNGHQVRNDILKGKYTLVLFGFSRCPHICPGQLALLEKTLDAFPKLQALFITLDPTNDTVEVLNKFSQSFHKRILMLTGTSDMIEKVVNDYKVYVAADEDPEKFNHSALIYLMGLDGRYISHISPRSEDELLAFVGHYTK
- a CDS encoding replicative DNA helicase, encoding MSNLSAELPNNIEAEQLILGALLTNNDACDEIEEVISSSSFYAPVHRKIFEIVLHLRSKELVANPVTLKNYLESSNELSAIGGQEYLLNIIEKASIVVDVSSLARVIQELYIRRQLIILAQKIISSATGEQSSTTTNEQIEEAERSLFQLASSGELDPSCLHISKPIEIAVERAKITFKAKAPFQNTSTGFRDIDNLLGGLQNSDLLIIAGRPSMGKTSLAISMALRVTRELQKKGMSACFFSLEMSADQIASRMLSVHSGVDAFSIRTGKKFSEESLKKVIESSKELSELPLFIDDTASVSISALRTKLRRLHRKAKLGAVFVDYLQLLRGSKGTEFNRVQEVSEITKGLKLIAKELNVPIIALSQLSRLVEQREDKRPQLSDLRESGSIEQDADVVMFVFREAYYMMRKQPPSDDENYENWQFKMDEVRNKAEIIIAKQRNGPVGTALLFFDQSTTVFDDLALFSDN